The Noviherbaspirillum saxi genome includes a window with the following:
- a CDS encoding DUF883 family protein, producing MDTTTSSTTGNGSGSDKAAAAMQSAKGTYNEIKGVAQKSAASLRSDLSSLKNDLDSLVNRSSSLSDDELAQAHAQLMAKFSSVRYAAKGIATEASRQLNRGMETTTEYVKDKPMQSVAVAVGTGLLLGLLFKRR from the coding sequence ATGGATACAACCACCTCGTCCACCACCGGCAACGGTAGCGGCAGCGATAAGGCAGCAGCAGCAATGCAGTCTGCCAAAGGTACTTACAATGAAATCAAGGGTGTCGCACAAAAGTCTGCCGCGTCGCTACGTAGCGACCTTTCCAGCTTGAAGAACGACCTCGACTCTCTGGTCAACCGTTCCTCGAGTTTGTCCGACGATGAACTGGCACAGGCGCATGCACAACTGATGGCCAAATTCAGCTCGGTGCGTTATGCAGCCAAGGGCATCGCCACCGAAGCGAGCCGCCAGCTCAATCGCGGCATGGAAACCACTACCGAATATGTGAAAGACAAACCCATGCAATCGGTAGCGGTGGCGGTCGGTACCGGTCTGTTGCTCGGTCTGCTGTTCAAGCGCCGTTGA
- a CDS encoding phage holin family protein, whose product MFAALHKSKQLYLITLDRVGDYMDLLRVEMKIREQQLAMRIAGFTVAILFTLLATVFLGLAIIVSFWDSDYRALAAWFVVLLYGGIAGVAFNMCMKHFKSQASLTSTLRGELQRDIDVIKGSI is encoded by the coding sequence ATGTTTGCCGCCCTTCACAAATCCAAACAGCTTTACCTGATCACGCTGGATCGTGTCGGGGATTACATGGACCTGTTGCGGGTTGAAATGAAGATCCGCGAACAGCAACTGGCCATGCGTATCGCCGGCTTCACCGTCGCCATCCTGTTCACGCTGCTGGCAACCGTCTTTCTCGGGCTGGCGATCATCGTCAGTTTCTGGGACAGCGATTACCGCGCGCTAGCCGCCTGGTTCGTCGTATTGCTTTACGGCGGCATCGCCGGTGTGGCATTCAACATGTGCATGAAGCATTTCAAATCGCAGGCATCGCTGACCAGCACCTTACGCGGCGAACTGCAACGTGACATTGACGTGATCAAGGGGAGCATATGA
- a CDS encoding entericidin A/B family lipoprotein → MVTIGLTACNTMSGMGRDIERGGEKVQGAAEKNK, encoded by the coding sequence ATGGTCACTATCGGCCTGACCGCTTGTAACACCATGTCCGGCATGGGCAGGGATATCGAGCGCGGCGGCGAAAAAGTCCAAGGCGCTGCCGAGAAAAATAAATAA
- a CDS encoding RimK family protein, whose translation MNILFVVSREQDWPNDIPGVTVIPAQTYLMDPAYGDMRSTKVFNLCRTYRYQSKGYYVSLLAEARGHRPLPDAEAMKDLHSETLVQDVSDRLGNLIDCSFSRTTEDVVDLNIYFGRDADGLHQHLSEQLFKLLRTPVLHARFERANGQWHLCSIHAGSVYDIPAHQQELATQAVIEHLKEQKIHTSTASRKPLLAILHDPTRSETPSNPEAIRKFIDAAELLGMSGEVITPKDTRRLTEFDALFIRDTTNVDHYTYQISRQATAAGMVVIDDPDSILRCTNKIYLDELLTRHHIPTPRTMVVHQGNVDKIVAKLGLPCILKQPDGAFSLGVVKIESEQDLLVKVNELLQQSELVLAQEYLPTQFDWRIGVFDQRALFVCKYYMAPGHWQIIKHERHRTSEGRTEALSVGEAPDDVVKIALQAANLIGDGFYGVDLKQIGAQYYVIEINDNPNVDAGNEDAVLGDALYREVMGVFRKRIDSRKGNTTP comes from the coding sequence ATGAACATCCTTTTCGTCGTCAGCCGTGAACAGGATTGGCCGAACGACATCCCTGGCGTCACGGTCATTCCTGCGCAAACCTACCTGATGGATCCGGCCTACGGCGACATGCGTTCCACCAAGGTGTTCAACCTCTGTCGCACTTACCGCTATCAAAGCAAAGGCTATTACGTATCGCTGCTGGCCGAGGCGCGCGGCCACCGGCCGCTGCCCGATGCAGAAGCAATGAAGGACCTGCATTCCGAAACGCTGGTGCAGGATGTGAGCGACAGGCTCGGCAACCTGATCGACTGCTCGTTCTCGCGCACCACGGAAGACGTGGTCGACCTGAACATCTATTTCGGCCGGGATGCCGATGGCCTGCACCAGCATTTGAGCGAACAGCTGTTCAAGCTGTTGCGCACGCCGGTGCTGCATGCGCGCTTTGAGCGAGCCAACGGGCAATGGCACTTGTGCAGCATCCACGCCGGCAGCGTTTACGACATTCCCGCGCATCAGCAGGAACTGGCGACGCAGGCGGTAATCGAGCATTTGAAAGAACAAAAGATACATACCAGCACCGCGTCGCGCAAACCCTTGCTTGCGATCCTGCATGACCCGACACGCAGCGAAACGCCGTCCAATCCCGAAGCCATCCGCAAATTCATCGATGCGGCGGAACTGCTGGGCATGAGCGGCGAAGTAATCACACCAAAGGATACCCGCCGCCTGACGGAATTCGATGCGCTGTTCATTCGCGACACCACCAACGTCGATCACTACACCTACCAGATATCGCGCCAGGCCACGGCGGCCGGCATGGTCGTGATCGACGATCCCGATTCCATCCTGCGTTGCACCAACAAGATTTATCTCGATGAACTGCTGACCCGCCATCACATCCCGACGCCGAGAACGATGGTCGTTCATCAAGGCAACGTAGACAAGATCGTGGCAAAGCTTGGTCTGCCCTGCATCCTGAAGCAGCCCGACGGCGCGTTTTCCCTGGGCGTGGTCAAGATCGAGTCGGAACAGGACCTGCTGGTCAAGGTCAATGAATTGCTGCAGCAATCGGAACTGGTGCTGGCACAGGAGTATTTGCCGACGCAATTCGACTGGCGCATCGGTGTATTCGATCAGCGCGCGCTGTTTGTTTGCAAGTACTACATGGCGCCCGGCCACTGGCAAATCATCAAGCATGAACGACACCGGACCAGCGAAGGCCGGACCGAAGCGCTATCGGTGGGCGAGGCGCCCGACGATGTGGTGAAGATCGCGCTGCAAGCCGCCAACCTGATCGGCGATGGCTTTTACGGCGTCGATCTCAAGCAGATCGGCGCCCAGTATTACGTCATCGAAATCAACGATAACCCGAACGTCGATGCGGGCAACGAGGACGCGGTGCTGGGCGATGCACTGTACCGCGAAGTCATGGGCGTTTTTCGCAAGCGCATCGACTCACGCAAAGGAAACACGACACCATGA
- a CDS encoding carboxylate-amine ligase: protein MSDEEDEPPLLHAFMGYGIELEYMIVDRARLSVLPLADVLLRESPGGEGNEVRRGRMGWSNELVMHVIEIKNLRPSVSLSMLPDVFQAEVREINRLLEPRGARLMPGAMHPWMDPRSETQLWPHDNEDIYRAYDRIFDSKSHGWANLQSMHVNLPFAGDDEFARLHAAVRLVLPILPALAASSPIADGKPTGFADYRMHVYSSNADAIPSIAGMIVPETVTSKRAYEQRILAPMYKDIAPYDTDGVLKHEWLNSRGAIARFERNAIEIRVLDTQECPRADLAIAAVTVDAIRRLYRAGGPDLAEQQEMSTAALAAILQACIRDAEQTVIDNPAYLRLFAYPGHRCTTGELWDHLVGLMLAEDVSHAELSRVPLQAILQHGPLARRIVRALGTGAARKARAIRDVYEQLCDCLQEGKMFLP from the coding sequence ATGAGCGACGAAGAGGATGAGCCCCCGTTATTGCATGCCTTCATGGGCTATGGCATAGAACTGGAATACATGATCGTCGACCGCGCGCGGCTGTCGGTGCTGCCTTTGGCCGACGTCCTGCTGCGCGAGTCGCCAGGCGGCGAAGGCAACGAAGTAAGACGCGGCCGCATGGGCTGGTCGAATGAACTGGTGATGCATGTGATCGAGATCAAGAATCTGCGCCCCAGCGTATCGCTTTCGATGCTGCCCGATGTGTTCCAGGCCGAAGTACGCGAAATCAACCGCCTGCTGGAACCGAGAGGCGCACGCCTGATGCCGGGCGCGATGCATCCATGGATGGATCCGCGCAGCGAGACGCAATTGTGGCCGCATGACAATGAAGATATCTACCGTGCCTACGACCGCATCTTCGACAGCAAGTCGCACGGTTGGGCGAATCTGCAGAGCATGCATGTCAATCTGCCGTTCGCCGGTGATGATGAATTCGCCAGACTGCATGCGGCGGTACGCCTGGTATTGCCGATTCTGCCGGCACTGGCCGCCAGTTCCCCGATTGCCGACGGCAAGCCGACCGGCTTCGCCGATTACCGCATGCATGTGTATTCCTCCAACGCGGATGCGATTCCCTCCATTGCCGGCATGATCGTTCCGGAAACCGTCACCAGCAAAAGAGCTTATGAGCAGCGCATCCTGGCGCCGATGTACAAGGACATTGCACCCTACGATACCGACGGCGTGCTGAAGCATGAGTGGCTGAATTCGCGCGGCGCGATTGCACGCTTCGAACGCAATGCGATCGAGATCCGCGTGCTCGACACGCAGGAATGCCCGCGCGCCGATCTGGCCATTGCGGCCGTCACGGTCGATGCGATACGGCGGCTATACCGCGCCGGCGGGCCCGACCTGGCGGAGCAGCAGGAAATGTCGACCGCCGCACTGGCCGCCATCTTGCAGGCCTGCATACGCGACGCCGAACAGACGGTGATCGACAATCCAGCCTATCTGCGGTTGTTCGCCTATCCCGGCCACCGCTGCACTACCGGCGAGCTGTGGGATCATCTGGTGGGACTGATGCTTGCGGAAGATGTCAGCCATGCGGAGCTGTCGCGCGTGCCCTTGCAGGCGATCCTGCAACATGGACCGCTGGCGCGCCGGATAGTGCGTGCGCTCGGCACCGGCGCGGCACGCAAGGCACGCGCCATCCGCGATGTCTATGAACAGTTGTGCGACTGCCTGCAGGAAGGCAAGATGTTCTTGCCTTGA